The following proteins are co-located in the Triticum aestivum cultivar Chinese Spring chromosome 1A, IWGSC CS RefSeq v2.1, whole genome shotgun sequence genome:
- the LOC123087825 gene encoding uncharacterized protein, which translates to MRRGKKSTMARRYHLTLLSVFSFLLLTCFVAPHLSRGKKVGKIVTLTVQYPAVDSPPGEKIKISAHYVDEHGGRERHFNLDCDDDEPLGFGMKYLLSTLEGIRDARESRSQL; encoded by the exons ATGAGAAGAGGGAAGAAGTCTACCATGGCTCGGCGCTACCACCTGACCCTCCTCTCCGtcttctccttcctgctcctcaCCTGCTTTGTCGCTCCTCATCTGTCCCGAGGGAAGAAAGTCGGGAAGATAGTGACCCTGACCGTCCAGTACCCGGCCGTGGACTCACCGCCGGGCGAGAAGATCAAGATCTCAGCGCACTACGTTGACGAGCACGGGGGCCGCGAGCGCCACTTCAACCTCGACTGCGACGACGACGAGCC CCTCGGTTTCGGCATGAAGTACCTTCTCTCGACCCTGGAGGGGATACGAGATGCGCGGGAGTCTCGATCCCAG CTCTAG
- the LOC123087906 gene encoding uncharacterized protein, giving the protein MARARLSFVPISLLLLASLAAAAAAAADPEEGDLRISVQYATEEESRWLDRWAEKYKAQGSGEGFKVQPATDEESARMNSMFTGVGYDGHIEFDDDHPFGRMVVDAFHSRPRPSKPNENDDLQKKNLEEPHSRAEHDVKDL; this is encoded by the exons ATGGCCCGCGCCCGGCTGTCCTTCGTCCCCATCTCCCTCCTTCTGCTAGccagcctcgccgccgccgcagcagcagctGCGGATCCAGAGGAAGGGGACCTCAGGATCAGCGTGCAGTACGCAACCGAGGAGGAGTCTCGGTGGCTTGACCGCTGGGCGGAGAAGTACAAGGCTCAAGGGTCCGGCGAAGGCTTCAAGGTCCAGCCGGCCACCGACGAGGAGTCGGCGCGTATGAACAGCATGTTCACCGGCGTCGGCTACGACGGCCACATCGAGTTTGACGACGACCACCC CTTTGGCAGAATGGTGGTGGATGCCTTCCACTCTCGACCTCGTCCGTCCAAGCCGAACGAAAACGATGATCTGCAGAAGAAGAACCTGGAGGAGCCTCACTCTCGTGCCGAG CATGACGTCAAGGATCTTTAG